DNA from Brucella melitensis bv. 1 str. 16M:
AACGCCCACAACAACGCATCGAGCCGGTTGTTCCCTTTGTCGCCCAGGAAGTCAGGCAGCCCGAAAGCGCAGATGACGATCTGGATGACCTTGGCGGCACATTGCATGATGCCATTATGGCCGATCTTGGCAGCAATGCCGGTAAAGATGAAAATATGGAGGAGTTGGACACGGCTTCGCTGGAAGACGAACTACTCAGCTCGCTTGATATTTCACCTACCGATGAACAGCCGGAAGATGCCAAGGCCGAAGAAACCATCGAAGACGAAATGGAAAAGCTGCTTGGTGAGTTGACCAAGGGAGAAACCCGCAATTAGAGCGGTTTCTGTTTTAACAGAATCGTTGGAACTGCTCTAACTATTTGTTTTGTCGCATTTCCACTCCGGTCGGATTATTCTCCAGATAAACGAAAGGCTGCGCTTGAGGCGCAGCCTTTGTAAATTTCCAAACCATTATTCGATATCAGTCGTCGCGATAAACCTTTTCACGACGCTCATGGCGTTCTTGCGCTTCAATCGAAAGTGTTGCGATCGGACGGGCATCAAGACGCTTCAGGCTGATGGGGTCGCCGGTTTCCTCGCAGAAACCATAAGTGCCATCATCCAAACGGCTCAATGCAGCATCGATCTTGGAGATCAGCTTGCGCTGTCTGTCACGAGCACGAAGCTCGATTGCCCGATCCGTTTCGGAGGAAGCCCTATCCGCCAGGTCGGGATGGTTTGCGTTTTCCTGCTGGAGCGCATCAAGCGTTTCGCGCGCTTCACGCAGAATATCATTCTTCCATGCAACCAGTTTTGCACGGAAATAAGACTTCTGCCGTTCATTCATGAACGGTTCGTCTTCAGTGGGCCTATAGTCAAGGTCAATTAATTCACTCATTCTGAATCACCCCACATCTAGGAGACGCGTGCGGTTATATAAGTCCATCGTATCTATGACACAACATCAAACAATCATGTCCCACTACTTTTTAGTGCATTGAAATGATGGGATTATGGCCAAAAATTATGCAAAGCGCATTTAGTTATAATATACTTCTGCTAAACCTTCCGAATGACTTCAATAAATTTCGCTTAACGGACTGGAGCGAAAGATGGTTTCCCCTGCCCGCCACAGCAGTATAGCAGTGCCTAATAAAATGGCAAAACCACCTGCAAGCCTGGTCGGCAGTCCCATAAAGCCGGATTAAAAAAATATTGGAGACCGCGCAAAATTGCGAAAATTGTGGCATGAAAGGCCCTTATCGGTTGTGAACACGTTCCCGGAACATCACATATGAGTCGCTTGTTTCTTCTACGACATGCCAAAGCTGCCTGGGCAAAACCGGGGATGAAAGATTTCGACCGCCCGCTCGATGAAGAGGGAATAGCGTCGCTCATGCGGTTGGCGCGATCGATGAAAGAAACCGGGCTTTTTCCTGACCGCGTTGTCCTCTCCGCCTCTGTTCGCACATGCGAAACGGCCTTCGGGCTGATTGAGCGGCTTGGCATAGATGTTGAAACCATTATCGATGAGACGATCTATAGTGGCGGCCCCGGACAATATATGCAGTCGATCCGGCAGCATGGAGACGTCGGCAATCTTATGCTCACGGGACATAATCCGAGCATTGAAGATCTGGCGCTTGCGCTTTGTTCGGATGGCGAGCCAGAGAGCATACACCGCTTGAATGCCGGTTTTCCGACCGCAGCACTTGCGACGATTTCCTTTGAAGGCGCCTTGACGAATATCGAACCGGGGCGTGGTTTTCTGGAGAGTTTTCTGCTGTCACATTGAAAATGTTGCGGTGCTGAAACGGTTTCCTTGCCAAATTCAACCCAGTGTCCCTATCTATTACGTGACACCGCAGCAATTTCGGCGAGGGCATATTGGCAAAACTGACCAGTTTCGGCGATGAAGCAAGGATCGCGCTGGATACGCTGACAGACCGGGCGACAGGCCTTCTTTCCCCATCGCTTCGATTGGGCGTTACCGGCCTTTCGCGCGCAGGCAAGACGGTTTTCATCAGTGCGCTTGTGCATAATCTGGTGCATGGCGGACGCCTGCCCATGTTCGAGGCTTATAAAGCCGGGCGCATTTCGCGGGCACTCCTCGAACCACAGCCGGATGATGCCGTGCCGCGCTTTCAATATGAAGAGCACCTTTCGGCGCTGATCGACGAACGTATCTGGCCGGATTCCACACGCGCCATTTCGCAGTTGCGCCTTACGATTGAATATGAGACGGCTTCCGCCTGGGGGCGCTGGCTCTCGCCGGGGCGTCTTTCGGTCGATATTGTCGATTATCCCGGCGAATGGCTGCTTGATCTTCCCCTGCTTGGAAAAACCTATGCACAATTCAGCGCGGATTCCTTTGCACTCGCCAACGAGCCGACGTACAGGGACCTTGCGGCTGCATGGCTGGCCGAGGCGAAGACGGTTGCCCCTTCCGAAAAGGCCGATGAACTGACCGCACAGCGCCTTGCCCGGTGCTTTACCGACTATCTGCGCGCAGGCAAAGCGGATGAGCGCGCGCTTTCCACCTTGCCGCCCGGCCGGTTTTTAATGCCGGGTGATCTGGACGGCTCGCCTGCACTCACCTTCGCGCCGCTACCCGACCTTGAGCCGGGTGATTTTAAATCCGGTTCGATGGCCGCCATGATGGAGCGGCGCTACGAAGCCTACAAAACCTATGTCGTAAAGCCCTTTTTCCGCGAGCATATTGCACGTCTCGACCGGCAGATCGTTCTGATCGACGCGATGCAGGCGATGAATGCTGGCGGCGCGGTCGTGGCCGATCTGGAGCGCGCCCTGACCGACATTCTATCCTGTTTCCGTCCCGGCAGGTCCAATCTGCTGACCGGCCTTATCCAGCGCCGCATTGGCCGCATTCTCGTCGCGGCAACGAAAGCCGATCATCTGCACCATGAAAGCCATGACCGCTTGCAAGCCATCGTGCGGCGATTGGTGGAACGCGCCATAGAGCGGGCCGATTTTTCAGGGGCGGATATCGATGTGCTTGCCATGGCAGCGGTTCGCACCACGCGGGAGGCCACAGTGACGGAGGGTAACGAAACCCTGCCCGTTATTGTCGGCACACCTTTGAAGGGGGAGCGCATTGATGGAGAAGTCTTCGATGGTGAAACAGAAACAGCTATATTTCCCGGTGATTTACCAAAAAATCCTAATGTAATTTTTGACCCTGCATTGTCACAGGATGAACCGGCAATCCGTTTCGTTCGGTTCCGCCCGCCCAGGCTGGAGCGAACCGCCGAAGGCGTAACCTTGTCCTTGCCGCATATTCGGCTCGACCGGGCGCTGCAATTCCTGATTGGGGATCGTCTGGCATGAGTGACAAGACACCACGCAAACCAACTGCCTTCAGGCTGGAACAACCGGCAAGAGTTTCTGCCGCCTCAGAGCAGGAGGAGCCAAGGCGCCCGCGCGCTGTGAAGGATCTGGAGCAAATCACTCCACAGGCTGATGTTTTCGATCTGACGGACGATGAGGCGGCAGAGCTTGAAATCCTCGATCCCGCCTTTGAAGCGCCGGAGCGCAAGGGCTGGTCGCTCAGCCGGATATTGTTCGGCGCGCTCGGCATTCTTGTTTCCTTCGCCATCGGCATCTGGACGGAAGACCTGATCCGCGCGCTTTTTGCGCGAGCCGACTGGCTTGGCTGGACGGCACTTGGTGTGGCGATGGTAGCCCTTGCTGCTTTCGCTGCAATCATCTTGCGGGAACTGGTGGCCTTGCGGCGGCTTGCATCGGTCCAGCACTTGCGCAAGGACGCTGCCGATGCAGCCGAGCGCGACGATATGGCGGCGGCACGCAAGGCGGTGGATGCATTGCGGTCGATCGCGGCAGGCATTCCAGAGACGGCGAAGGGGCGACAATTGCTCGACAGCCTGACGGATGACATCATAGACGGACGCGATCTCATTCGGCTTGCCGAAACCGAAATCCTGCGCCCACTCGACCGCGAAGCACGGACCCTTGTTCTCAATGCATCGAAACGTGTTTCCATCGTCACCGCCATCAGCCCGCGCGCACTCGTCGATATCGGTTATGTGATTTTTGAATCCGCCCGCCTCATCCGCAGGCTGTCCCAACTTTATGGCGGAAGGCCGGGTACGCTCGGTTTTATCAAGTTTGCGCGGCGTGTCATTGCGCATCTGGCCGTTACCGGTACGATTGCGATGGGCGACAGCGTTATGCAGCAACTCGTCGGCCATGGACTTGCCTCGCGGCTATCGGCCAAGCTTGGCGAAGGGGTCGTCAACGGATTGATGACGGCACGTATCGGAATTGCGGCAATGGACGTGGTGCGCCCCTTCCCGTTCAATGCCGAAAAACGTCCGGGCATCGGTGATTTCATCGGCGATCTTGCACGGCTGAACAGCGACAGAAACGCCCGAAAATAAGCGCCCGCCTCCGCTGAAATCAGCATCAGCCTGTTGCCGTGCAAACCAAGCATTAACCATTCGGTCCGATTATGAGCGAACAGATATTTACGTTGGAATCGACAGTCCGGTGAGCGGCAATCCCCCAATATCTTGCCCCTTCGGCCAAAGATGATGACGTCGCCGGATTTCCGGCGGTTCGAGCGGTATGGACGGCATTTGCCCGTGACATGCTGGAAAACAACCTTTAGGAATAGCGGCCACCAAGGTTCGTGGATTCCGGGACAGAGCTGATTATGAAAAATTGCATCGCTGCTTGCCTGACGCTGCTGCCCGTATCGCTTTCCGTTTCACCGGTTATGGCGGCGGATAAGGACAAGCAATTCTTCCAGACCATCGAAGGCCAGTGGTCCGGTCCCGGCGAAATCGTCGCCGGTAAATACAAGGGCACCAAATTCGTTTGCAATCTGGCGGGCACCACGCCGGATGATACGGTTGGCATGACGCTTGATGGCACCTGCCGCGTCGGCGTGTTCTCGCAGCCGATGAAGGCAACCGTCACGCGCGTCGGCGATGGCTATGCGGGCAAGTTCAACGACGGCGCCGACGGCAAGGGGCTTGATGTCACGTCCGGCTCCGTCAATGGCAACAAGGTGGTTTTCGGCCTCAATCGCAAACAGCTCAACGGCGCAATGCTGGCACGCGTTTCCGATCCGAATACGATGAATGTCACGGTTTCGGTTCGTGTGGAAAAGGAACTTGTTCCGGTAATCGGTATGAGCCTCAAGCGCGTGGACACTATCGCTGTCGGCAGTATCGCCAAAAACTAAGTGGAATAGCCGCCAGGCTGTAGTTAAAACGCAATCGTTGGAACCGCTCCAACTATTTGTTTTGTCGCGTTATCCGACGCCAGACCGTTTTACACTTTTGGCTCGAAAAACGCTCTATTCCAACCACCAGCCCGCATCCGTGCGGGCTTTTTCCATTTCCGCACGGTCGCAATCGGCAGCCCATTCAGCAACAGTTCTCGCACCGACAGGCAGCGAAGGTGCGATATCATTGAGCGGCGCCAGAACGAAGGCTCGCTCGTGCATACGTGGATGCGGAAGCTCCAATGCCGGTTCCTGCATCGTGATTGCCCTGCCCGTCTCATCCTGCATAACAAGAATATCGATATCGATGATGCGTGGTCCCCACCGTTCCAGCCGCACACGTTTCAAGGATCGCTCCACGTCCAGACAGACCGCAATCAGTTCCAGTGGCTGCAAGGCCGTTTCGATTTGCGCGCAGGCATTGTGGAACCAGGCCTGATCCGTCTTGCCCCATGGCGGGGTCCGGTAGACCGGGGATACGGAAACAACCCTCGTGTCGCTCCGTCCATCCAGCATACGAAGCGCGCTCGCCATGGAGATGATCGGATCATCGATATTGCCGCCGAGGCCAAGCCAGGCGCGCAATGGTTTCGGCGGAGTGCTCACTGGGGGTAAACCACGGTTACTTCCACATAATCGAGGACGCCCGAAACCGGGGCATTCGGCTTGCGGATCGTGATCTCAGCCCGCTTTATCTGAGGAAACCGTGCGACGAGCGCCTTGGCGACATCAAGCGCGAGGGTTTCGATCAGATAACGCTGGCGGCCCATGATGATGCCTTCAATGACGGAGAAGGCAATTCCGTAATGAACTGTTCCGTCAATATTGTCGCTTTCCAGCGAGTTGCCCTCATCAACATCCAGAACGGCATCGACATAGAATCGTTGTCCGAGCTTGTGTTCTTCATCGAAGACACCGTGATGCGCAAAAAAGGCACAGTTCATGATGCGGATCGTGTACACGGGCTTCACTTCCTATTGTTAGATCCTGACGTTGCTTTGCAGGATAGCATCCGCAACTGCAAGTGCATCTCTGTTAAAAGCGACATTGTGAACACGGAAGATGTCGGCTCCCGCCAGGCGAAGGGCCACGGAAGTAGCCGCTGTGCCGATATCGCGGTTCCGCGGATCGGCCTGCCCCGTCATTGCGCCAACGAACCGCTTGCGCGATGTACCGACCAGCAGGGGGAATCCGAAGGCCTGCAATTCAGACATACGCGCCATCAACGCAATGTCTTCATCCCGCTCCTTGCCGAAGCCGAAACCCGGATCAAGCACGATGCGCGATGGCTCGATGCCTGCATCCCCGGCAATTTTCAGCGACCTGTTCAGGAACATAAACTGATCTTCGATCACGTCGGGATTCGTGAGGCGGTCGCGGCTCGTATGCATGATGACAAGCCCTGCCCCCGTTTCTCTGGCAAGCTGGGCAATTTCCGGTTCGCGCTGAAGCCCCCAGACATCATTGACGATATGCGCGCCGGCCTCCACCGCAAGCCGCGCGGTAGAAGCACGATAAGTGTCCACGGAAATGATACAATCGAAGCGCCTCACCAGTTCCCGGATTACCGGAACCACACGGCTGGCTTCTGTCTGCGCATCCACAGCAGTAGCGCCCGGTCGCGTCGATTCGCCCCCAACGTCCACAATGGTCGCGCCTTCCTCCAGCATCGTTTCGGCAGCGGCGATGGCACGATCAAGATCGTTATAACGCCCGCCATCCGAGAAAGAATCCGGCGTAACGTTCAGTACTCCCATAATGATGGCGGTTTTTCCGAGATGGAGGCTGCGTTCATGGGCAAGCTGCCATTCTTTGGTCATAACGGCGATATTCCTGTCGTCTCGCTATGTGAAAAGGCGCAACCATTTCGCATAGCGTTCATTTCATGAGTGGCGTTATAGTTCTCTTGACCTTTGCGTGCCATGTTTGCCGCCGCAATTTTAAGTTTCTTCTGGTTTGAGAAAGAGGTGCCAGAACATGAATTTCAAGAAACGGGTTCTGGCATTGGCTGCAGCTATGGCCATTCTGAGCCCGCAGGCTGAAGCCGCCGCCATTTTTCGCAAGTTTCAATATTATACGATCAATGGCAAGACAGCCGCCGATCTCGACAAGGCACTTTCACGCAGCGGCCCCTTTCTCAAGAAAACCGGGCAACACCATCCCGGCGCGGCAGAAATCCGCTTTGATGCCAAGGTTCGCTATGGGCGCGAACCGGGTAAGCCCTGCAAGGTGCAGGATGTTTATGTGAACGTTCACGCGAAGGTCTCGCTCCCGCGCTGGAAGCAGCGCCGCAAGGCATCGCCTGAACTGGCCCTGATCTGGGACACGCTGTTGCAGGATATCCGGCGTCACGAGGAGAGCCATATCGTGATCGCGCGCAGCCATGCAAGTGAAATGGAGCGCGAGATCCGCAGCTTGCGCAGCCGCGCCGATTGCGCCTCACTTCGTGCTGATATCGACAAGGTCACATCGCGTGTGATGGAAGCGCATGATGAAGCGCAGCAATATTTCGACCTGGTTGAGACCATCAATTTCGAGAACCGGTTTGAACGTCTTTTGACCTACAGGCTGGAGCGGATGCGCCAGACGGGCCATTGACCCGTCAACCCTGTGCTTTTGCAATATATTGACGGATGGCCTGCGTCATCAAAGCCGCTTCATGAAAGCCGGACAGGATCAGTTTGAGCTTTCCCGGATAATGGCACGCATCACCAATGGCAAAGACACCGGGACATGAGGTGGCGAAAGTTTCAGGATCGACGGCTATGGCATTGCCGCAGCGTTCAAGCCCCCACCGCGTCAGCGGGTCGGGGCGGACAATCTGCCCTTCCCCGTTGAAACAACCGAGGCCGGATGCGATGACAATTGCATCGGCCTCAAAGGTTGTGCCGCGATTTGTGCCTATCCGCAGTCTTTGACCGGCCATATCAAGATTTTCGGCCAATTCGCCAAAATGAAATTCGGGCTGGTAAGGCGCGATCTGTTCCAGAAGCCGGTCGATCAGCTCTCCACAGCCATGATCCGGGGAAAAGCCGGGATATCATAAATGGGCTTATCTGGATAAAGGACGGCACATTGGCCGCCCGGACGATCCAACGCGTCTATCAAATAACATTTGAAGCCGAAAAGCCCAAGCTGGAAAACGGAAAAAAGCGCAACAGGCCCGGCACCGATAATGGCTATCCCGGTTTGCCTTCCGGCCTCCATTACGCCCTCCTCAATCGTGCTGCCCAGCCTGCCCGGTCAGTTCTGGCGTTCGGGCACCTGAACGACAAGCCCCTCCAGATCGTCGGTAACGCGGATCTGGCAGGAAAGGCGCGAGGTCGGGCGGACTTCATAGGCGAAATCCAGCATATCCTCTTCCATTGGATCCGGCCCGCCGACCGTATCGGCCCAGTCGTCATCGACATAGACATGGCAGGTTGCGCAGGCGCAAGCGCCACCGCATTCGGCATCAATACCGGGAATGCCGTTGCGAATGGCCGCTTCCATAACGCTGGACCCGCTGTCGGCCTCGACCTCGGTTCGCGTGGCGCCATCGGCGGATACGAATACAATCTTCGTCATTTTTATTCCTTGAGACACGTCTTCGACGCGATCTTTGTGCTACGCGCCCCTGGCCCGATCCTCAGGCTGATCGCGCGATTGATCCCGAAATGGCAGATACGGCCTTATGAATGGAGTTTCAACCCCCGTAAATGGCGGCTCCCCGACTGCGCCAATATGCCCCCGCCCTGTCAAAATCGGCAAAACGGAACGCCGGAGCCAATCCCACCTTGCCGCAGGGGGAAAAGCGCCATATTATCGGCTTATAAGAACTGATGAAAAAGACCGGGGAATCCTGATCAGCCACAACTGCATCCTGAAGGTGTTTTTTCTGCAAATATTCGCGTTTTACGCGCTTGATTGTTAACCTTTGTGGCGCGTGACCCGGAATGGAAAAAAGGCTCAAAACCGATTTCCACAACTTGCTGGTAAACGGGAAAACCCCGGAAACGTCGAATTTTCATGATTTAAGGGCTTTTCCGTTAACCTTGTATTTAAAGTTTTAGGTATCGCCCACATACGCCTATTTCCTTAACAGGCGTGAGCCGATACGATGCAAAATGGCGGATAAAGTTTTTGTAACGGCTCTCAATGATCCGGCCGTCGCGGTAAATGAGTACGAGGTAGGCAAAGAGATGGCTTCAAAATCCAAGGCACAGAAGCTCGACCTTGAGGTTGAAAAGGCGCTGGAACAGGCACTGGATATCGATTTCGGAGACGATATTTATATCGATATGGACTTGGGTGCGTTTGACGAAGGCTTCTCGATTGACGATCTGGAAGAGCAGATTTCCCGTGCCGCGGAAGAACTCGTCGCCGAACAGCAGGCGAAAGCCGCCGAGCCTGTTGGAAACGAGCCGGTCGTCAAGGCCGCTTCGGTCATCACAACGGCTTCCGTGATTGCAACGCCTGCTGCGCCTCCGGTGCCGCCTGTCGTCAAGGCGGCCTCCTCTGCTCCCGCTATAGCCGCCAATACCGAGCACAAACCTGCCAATGTAGTTGCCGAACCCGTTTCAGCACAGGAGACCGCGGCCAAGCCTGCCGCTGCGGTCGCCACTGCAACGCCGGTCGCCACGCCTGTTCGTGCACCAGCAAATGACGATTCGCGCAGCGACAAGGCCATCGCCGCCGCGCCGCGCCGCATCACCGAGCATTCCTCTAAGCTTTACTGGACCACGACCGCAATCAGCGTGGCGTGGGCGGCTGGCGGCGTTGCTATCAGCAAGGCGATCAATCCGGAAGTCTTCTCCAGCCTGCAAGCCACCAAAGATTTCTTCACCGCACCCGCCGGACTTGGTGTGGTTGCCGGTGTGGCGCTGCCGATCGCGATGTTCTGGGGCTTCGCACAACTCGTCAAGCGTGCTCAGGAAATGCAGAACGCTGCGCGCAGCATGACCGATGCCGCGCTCAAACTGCTTCAGCCGGAAGCTGTCGCGGGTGATCGCGTCTCCACGCTGGGCCAGGCCGTGCGCCGCGAAGTTGCAGCCATGAACGAAGGCATCGAACGCACACTTGCGCGCGCGGTGGAGCTGGAAACGCTCGTCCAATCCGAGGTCAACCAGCTTGAGCGCGCCTATAGCGACAATGAGGTGCGTATCCGCTCGCTCGTTAGCGATCTTGGCAATGAGCGTGAAGCAGTTGTCAGCCATGCCGAGCGTGTTCGTTCGTCCATCTCTGGTGCGCATGAACAGCTTAGGGAAGAATTATCAAGTGCATCCAATATCATACGCGACAATGTTCTGTCCGCGTCTCAGCAGCTCAGCGCGCTCTTGGGCGATTCTGGCGAGCGCCTCATCAGCAATATCAACGAAAGCGGCGGCGCTATTGCCGATGCAATCGAGAAGCGCACCGGCGATATTGGAAATCGCATCACCACCTCCGGCGAAGCTTTTGCCAATCTGCTCGATACCCGCATCGCAACGCTTGACGAACAGTCGCGCACGATCTCCGGGAAGTTGACGCAGGCTCTGGACGAGCGCACCACCGGCATTGCAAATGTGCTTGGCAGCGCGACCCAGACCATGGTGAGCGAGTTCGACACGCGCCTTGCCAATCTGGAAAACACCCTTTCCGACCGTGGCCGCTCGTTGCTGGCAGAGTTTGAGGCGCGCGCCCATGCGCTTGACAACAGCACCGAAAAGCTGAATGCGGCGCTGGAAACCCGTTCGCGCCAGATCAACGAAAACCTCATTGCCCGCACCCGTGAAATCGCCGAAACCTTCTCGGGCGGCCGCAATTCGCTGGGCGCGATGGTGGACGACATCAAGGTGAAGATCGGCGACGATCTGACCTCGATCAGCGAAAGCGTCGGCAATGTTCTGATCGATAAGGCAGCAGCCTTCGAGGGCAAGCTGGCCGAAAGCCGCGATCTTCTGGCGGCAACGCTGGAAGGCGAAACAGAGCGCGTTTCCTCGGTCATTCGCGGCCATGCGGATACGCTTGCCGCGCGCACCGGCGATATCCAGAACGCTATCGATGCAAGCGCCTCAGCGCTCAATGAAGTCACAGACAAGCACGCGGCAATCTTGACCGAGCGCACCAGTGCGCTGCAGCAGGCCATGTCCAGCAATGTTTCCCTGCTGGATGCGAGCTTCGCAGACCATGCCCGTTCACTTGAAGAGCGCACTGCGTCCCTGCACAATGTCATTGCAGGAAATCAGGCAATGCTGGCTCAGCTCATGGATGAGCGTGCGGCTGCAATGCGCGAGAATTTCAACGAAAATCGTGAAGTGCTGGCCCGCACCTTCGATGAACGTATTGGCAGCCTTCAGTCGCTTATCGCGGAAAACCAGAGCGCCCTTGAGCGTATTCTGGATGAGCGCGCGCGCAATATGGCGGAATCCCTCGGCGCTGGCCGCGATGCCTTTGAAACGGCACTGGGCGAGCATGTCCGCACGGTCGAGGAACGCACAAGCGGCTTGCAAGCCGTTCTGAACAACCACAATGATGCGCTGGCGCATGTTCTGGATGGACATGAGCAGACCATTGAAACGCGGGCCGCTGAAATCCGCTCCACCCTGACGGACAGCACGGCTTCGCTCAGCCAGACCTTGCAGGATCATGGCGAGATTCTGGAGCAGCGCACCACGAGCCTGCAAAACGCCATCGCCAACAGCAGCGCCGCCATCAGCAGCGCCTTTGAGGGCCAGACCGGCATTATCGAAGAACGTACCGAGACCATGGAAAAGGCTCTTTCCATCGGCGTGGACAATGTGCGCCGCGCACTGGAACAAAGTGCAGGCGTGGTCGCCGGAAAGCTGCGTGAAAAGATCGGTGAAGCTGCCAGCACACTTGCCGCTGAGGCCGCCAAAGCCGGCGAAGCCCTCGACGGCTTTGGCGAAAGCTTCAGTGCTCGGCTCATCGATAATCTTTCCGGCACCGAAGCCCGCCTCGGCGAACGCGCGGATGCTATTGCCGGACGCCTTGGCGACATTGAAAGCCGCCTTACCGACGAGCTTGGGACCATTGAGGCACGCATTGCCGATACGGCCGCCAAAACAAGCGAAACGCTTGCCAGCCACAGCGAATCCTTCTCGGCCAGCGTTGCCGACAATCTCGCTGGCACAGAAACACGTCTTGTCGAGCGTGCGGATGCGATCGCAACCCGTCTTGGCGATATCGGCTCGCGCATCACGATGGAGCTCGGCTCCGTCGAGGCTCGCATTGCGCAGGTGACGGATACGACGGCGGTTACGCTGGAAGAACGCACCCGTGAGCTCAATGCCGTCCTCGCCGCTCGCTCGCAGGAAATCACCAAAATCCTCAACGATACGGCCGAACCGCTGGTTCAGCGCCTTGCCGATAGTGGCCGTGGCCTTGCCCAGCAGCTTGAAGAAGCAACCCATGCAGCAACTGATCGCCTGCGTTCGGAAAATGCGGCGCTCGTCAATGCGCTGGCAAGCCGCACGGCGGAAACCATCGCTGCGGTCCAGCAGGCAAAGGTCGGGCTTTCCGACAATGTCAGCGAACTCATTGACCGCCTCGCCGCTTCCAATGGTGAGCTTGGCAAGCTGATTGATGCCGCCACGCGCAACCTTGCCGATATCGATGGGCGTCTGGTGGACTCTACGACGAGCTTTGTGGAAAACACGAACCGCGCGGCGCAGATGTTCCAGGCTTCAACTGGCCTCATCGACAGCAATCTCGGTACGCTTCGTACGCTATCCGACAATACCTTGTCGCAAATCGCCGATATTGCCGACCGCTTCGATGAACATGGCAAGGTTCTGTCTTCGGCATCCGATATGATCAATTCCGCACAGAACGGCCTCGTCAGCACACTTGAGGAGCGTCATCAGGCGCTCGACAAGCTGGCTTCCGGTCTGGTGGAAAAATCGGAAGGCGTCGAAAAGCTCATGCAATCCTTCGAGGCTCTGGTTGCCTCGGCCTTCCAGCGCGCCGAAGGCCAGACCCGCGTTTCGGCGGAAAAGATGCGCGAGAGCGTTTCGGATATCGTCGAACAGGCCGCACAGAAGTTCTCGGCAGCGACCGACGAAATTCGCCGCACGGCAAGCGAAATCCGCGCCGAACTCGATACAACGCGCGGCGAACTGAAGCGTGGCGTTCTCGACATGCCTGCCGAAGCGAAGGAAACGACGACCGCCATGCGCAAGGCCGTGAGCGAGCAGATCAACGCGCTCAAGGAACTTGCTGAAATTGTCAACAAGTCGGGCCGTCTGGTTGATGTGGGTGAAGGCCGTGCCGACCGCCCTGTGTCGCGCCCCGCAGCATCTCGCCCTGCTCCGGTTCAAGCTCCTGTTCGGGCACCGATCGCGCCTCTGGCACAGACAGATGTTGCAGTCCGGTCGCGTCCGGTGGAAGCGCCGAACCAAAAGCCTGCTCCAGCGGCATCTGCGGAAAAGCCGCGCGGTTGGGTTTCCGATCTTCTTGCCCGCGCCTCACGTGAGGAAGAAGAAGCCGCGCAGCCCAAGGTGCAGCCGGCCGCAACGCCGCGTTCTCCGAGCCATGTGGTTGAATCGCTCAACTCGCTTTCCGTCGATATCGCCCGTGCTATCGACCACGAAGCTTCGGTTGAGCTTTGGGACCGTTATCGCCGCGGTGAGCGCAATGTTTTCACCCGCCGTCTCTATACGCTGAAAGGTCAGCAGACCTTTGACGATATCAAGCGCAAGTATCAGACCGATGGT
Protein-coding regions in this window:
- a CDS encoding kinesin → MADKVFVTALNDPAVAVNEYEVGKEMASKSKAQKLDLEVEKALEQALDIDFGDDIYIDMDLGAFDEGFSIDDLEEQISRAAEELVAEQQAKAAEPVGNEPVVKAASVITTASVIATPAAPPVPPVVKAASSAPAIAANTEHKPANVVAEPVSAQETAAKPAAAVATATPVATPVRAPANDDSRSDKAIAAAPRRITEHSSKLYWTTTAISVAWAAGGVAISKAINPEVFSSLQATKDFFTAPAGLGVVAGVALPIAMFWGFAQLVKRAQEMQNAARSMTDAALKLLQPEAVAGDRVSTLGQAVRREVAAMNEGIERTLARAVELETLVQSEVNQLERAYSDNEVRIRSLVSDLGNEREAVVSHAERVRSSISGAHEQLREELSSASNIIRDNVLSASQQLSALLGDSGERLISNINESGGAIADAIEKRTGDIGNRITTSGEAFANLLDTRIATLDEQSRTISGKLTQALDERTTGIANVLGSATQTMVSEFDTRLANLENTLSDRGRSLLAEFEARAHALDNSTEKLNAALETRSRQINENLIARTREIAETFSGGRNSLGAMVDDIKVKIGDDLTSISESVGNVLIDKAAAFEGKLAESRDLLAATLEGETERVSSVIRGHADTLAARTGDIQNAIDASASALNEVTDKHAAILTERTSALQQAMSSNVSLLDASFADHARSLEERTASLHNVIAGNQAMLAQLMDERAAAMRENFNENREVLARTFDERIGSLQSLIAENQSALERILDERARNMAESLGAGRDAFETALGEHVRTVEERTSGLQAVLNNHNDALAHVLDGHEQTIETRAAEIRSTLTDSTASLSQTLQDHGEILEQRTTSLQNAIANSSAAISSAFEGQTGIIEERTETMEKALSIGVDNVRRALEQSAGVVAGKLREKIGEAASTLAAEAAKAGEALDGFGESFSARLIDNLSGTEARLGERADAIAGRLGDIESRLTDELGTIEARIADTAAKTSETLASHSESFSASVADNLAGTETRLVERADAIATRLGDIGSRITMELGSVEARIAQVTDTTAVTLEERTRELNAVLAARSQEITKILNDTAEPLVQRLADSGRGLAQQLEEATHAATDRLRSENAALVNALASRTAETIAAVQQAKVGLSDNVSELIDRLAASNGELGKLIDAATRNLADIDGRLVDSTTSFVENTNRAAQMFQASTGLIDSNLGTLRTLSDNTLSQIADIADRFDEHGKVLSSASDMINSAQNGLVSTLEERHQALDKLASGLVEKSEGVEKLMQSFEALVASAFQRAEGQTRVSAEKMRESVSDIVEQAAQKFSAATDEIRRTASEIRAELDTTRGELKRGVLDMPAEAKETTTAMRKAVSEQINALKELAEIVNKSGRLVDVGEGRADRPVSRPAASRPAPVQAPVRAPIAPLAQTDVAVRSRPVEAPNQKPAPAASAEKPRGWVSDLLARASREEEEAAQPKVQPAATPRSPSHVVESLNSLSVDIARAIDHEASVELWDRYRRGERNVFTRRLYTLKGQQTFDDIKRKYQTDGEFRRAVDRYMNDFQRLLEDVARNDRDNMVTQTYLTSDTGKVYTMLAHASGRLR